A genomic region of Candidatus Methylacidithermus pantelleriae contains the following coding sequences:
- a CDS encoding glycosyltransferase family 2 protein has protein sequence MLTGCAKETVDSSQDPRYSPGQPVSVVVPVFESSACLPELVKSVCGVLANFSHELILVDDGSRDGSWEVIRQLAEQFRCVRGVRLARNYGQHAALLCGIKKASFPWIVTMDDDLQHPPQEIPKLLEALSQGWDLVYGKEEVRRHAFWRNAASGLVRWVLKRLFVIENAEFMNSFRAFRAELRDGFPVWPAGMVCVDALLRWNTQRITWVAIRHESRRAGRSAYSLRKLIALSMDFLTAFSTAPLQGVGLLGVLLLVLGVFVLVLGPMDGSWPFSILLAAVIFAGALELFAVGVLGVYLARIHNALSGRPLYIVREEVGGYRETENVCAKEEVRTVRTRAVPDGSGSSWCSSE, from the coding sequence TTGCTGACCGGCTGCGCAAAGGAAACGGTGGATTCTTCCCAGGATCCAAGATATTCCCCGGGACAACCCGTTTCGGTTGTGGTTCCTGTTTTTGAAAGTTCTGCTTGCTTGCCTGAGCTTGTCAAGAGTGTGTGCGGGGTTTTGGCGAATTTTTCTCATGAGTTGATATTGGTGGATGATGGCAGTCGTGATGGGAGCTGGGAGGTGATTCGCCAGCTTGCGGAGCAATTTCGTTGCGTCCGTGGCGTGCGTTTGGCTCGTAACTACGGGCAGCACGCTGCGCTTCTTTGCGGCATTAAGAAGGCTTCGTTTCCCTGGATCGTCACCATGGACGATGATCTCCAACATCCTCCGCAAGAGATTCCGAAACTGTTGGAAGCTTTAAGCCAAGGGTGGGACCTGGTCTATGGAAAAGAAGAGGTACGGCGTCATGCCTTTTGGCGGAATGCAGCCTCGGGTTTGGTTCGATGGGTGCTGAAGCGTCTTTTCGTCATTGAAAACGCCGAGTTTATGAATTCTTTTCGTGCTTTTCGCGCGGAGCTGCGGGATGGGTTTCCTGTCTGGCCGGCTGGGATGGTTTGCGTGGATGCGTTGCTTCGCTGGAACACGCAGCGTATCACATGGGTCGCCATTCGGCACGAGTCCCGCCGGGCCGGTCGGTCGGCCTATTCGCTGCGCAAGCTGATCGCTTTGTCAATGGATTTTTTGACAGCTTTCAGTACGGCTCCCCTTCAAGGAGTTGGGCTGCTCGGGGTCTTGCTTTTGGTCCTGGGGGTTTTTGTTTTGGTGTTGGGACCTATGGATGGGTCTTGGCCGTTTTCTATACTCCTGGCAGCAGTGATTTTTGCCGGCGCATTGGAACTTTTCGCCGTTGGCGTCCTTGGAGTTTACCTGGCTCGGATCCATAACGCCCTTTCGGGAAGGCCGCTCTATATTGTACGGGAGGAGGTAGGAGGGTATCGGGAGACGGAGAATGTTTGCGCGAAAGAAGAAGTTCGTACAGTGAGGACGCGGGCTGTCCCAGACGGCTCGGGAAGCTCGTGGTGTTCGTCGGAATGA
- the glgP gene encoding alpha-glucan family phosphorylase, producing MAWRYFLSREVPSELEGLQELAQDLRWTWSPQADRIWRRVDSQLWNATRNPWLILEVISQKRLEELAGDPEFRQELSRQLEERKQYLERPTWFDLRYPSPETCGPVAYFSMEFGLAEALPIYSGGLGILAGDLLKAGSDLGVPIVGVGLLYQQGYFRQSIAPDGHQVEYFPFNDPALLPIVPLRDQDGQWIKVAVELPGRTLHLRAWKAVVGRVELYLLDSNDPLNTPADRTITGVLYGGGPELRLQQEMVLGIGGWRLVESLGIRCSVCHLNEGHAALAAIERAHSFLDEEGVSFWEALWATRGGNLFTTHTPVPAGFDQYDPALLERMLGSYVENELKIPFEDFLRLGRLWGRRDEPFNMAYLALRVCSATNAVSRLHQEVSRRLFAPLFPRWPKWELPIEVVTNGVHVPSWEHPEADAFWNRFCSEERWREPTEVLVEQVRKASDEELWELRNRCRCALITVARKRAYRACACRGAAPEELQQCQCLFDPNTLTLGLARRFTAYKRPTLLLHDPERLVRLINHPTRPVQLVVAGKAHPLDSTGRDLVRQWVLFSERPDVRGKVLFLEDYDMELAAEIVCGVDLWVNTPRRPWEACGTSGMKILAHGGLNVSELDGWWAEAYSPEVGWAIGDSGEHGDDPGWDAQEAEQLYTLLEKEIIPTFYERDHRGIPVRWVQKMRESMSRLTPYFSANRMVRDYVDGYYTTLSQRYARRAAKGGRIARELFQWERELQSHWKGIHFGPLETETVEGEYRFTLPVYLDEISPDWVEVELYAEPLPETSAPVIVRMSRGQKLVGSINGFLYHASVPANRPSSDFTPRVRPFHPEACVPSEVTPILWYR from the coding sequence GTGGCCTGGCGCTATTTTCTTTCACGGGAAGTACCTTCTGAGCTCGAAGGACTGCAGGAACTGGCTCAGGATCTTCGCTGGACGTGGTCTCCCCAAGCCGATCGGATTTGGCGCCGAGTGGATAGCCAGTTATGGAACGCGACTCGCAATCCGTGGCTTATCCTTGAAGTTATATCCCAGAAACGGCTGGAAGAACTGGCGGGCGATCCTGAGTTTCGTCAAGAACTTTCCAGGCAACTCGAGGAGCGGAAACAGTATCTGGAGCGACCCACATGGTTTGACCTTCGTTACCCATCACCCGAGACTTGCGGACCGGTTGCTTACTTTAGCATGGAGTTTGGGCTTGCCGAGGCCCTTCCCATCTATTCAGGGGGACTCGGTATTTTGGCAGGGGACTTGTTAAAGGCCGGGAGCGACTTAGGAGTTCCCATTGTTGGAGTCGGTCTTCTGTACCAGCAAGGATATTTCCGGCAATCGATCGCGCCGGACGGCCATCAGGTCGAGTACTTCCCTTTCAACGACCCTGCGCTTCTCCCGATTGTACCCCTGCGAGACCAGGATGGCCAGTGGATCAAGGTGGCCGTTGAGCTACCCGGAAGAACCCTTCATTTGAGGGCTTGGAAAGCAGTGGTCGGGAGGGTGGAACTCTACCTCCTGGACAGTAATGATCCTTTGAACACCCCGGCGGATCGGACGATCACCGGAGTGCTCTACGGGGGAGGCCCCGAACTTCGGCTGCAGCAAGAAATGGTGCTTGGAATCGGGGGGTGGCGCCTGGTGGAATCTCTTGGGATTCGTTGTTCTGTGTGCCACCTCAATGAGGGGCACGCTGCCTTGGCAGCCATTGAGCGGGCCCACTCCTTTCTGGACGAGGAGGGGGTTTCTTTCTGGGAAGCCCTGTGGGCAACACGCGGAGGCAATCTTTTTACTACGCATACACCGGTCCCTGCGGGTTTTGACCAGTACGATCCAGCTCTTTTGGAGCGCATGCTAGGCTCGTATGTGGAAAACGAATTGAAGATCCCATTTGAGGATTTTCTCCGGCTCGGGCGACTCTGGGGGCGCAGGGACGAACCTTTTAACATGGCCTACCTTGCCCTTCGCGTCTGCTCAGCGACCAACGCTGTGAGCCGGCTTCACCAGGAAGTAAGCCGGAGACTTTTTGCTCCCCTTTTCCCTCGCTGGCCAAAGTGGGAACTACCCATCGAGGTGGTAACCAATGGTGTTCATGTGCCGAGCTGGGAACATCCGGAGGCCGATGCATTCTGGAACCGCTTTTGTAGCGAGGAACGCTGGCGAGAGCCAACCGAGGTATTGGTCGAGCAGGTCCGGAAAGCTTCCGACGAAGAGCTGTGGGAGCTGCGCAATCGCTGTCGGTGTGCTCTCATTACAGTAGCCAGAAAGCGAGCGTATCGTGCTTGTGCGTGCCGGGGGGCAGCTCCGGAGGAATTGCAACAGTGCCAATGCCTTTTTGATCCCAATACGCTCACCCTGGGTTTAGCCCGGCGATTTACGGCCTATAAACGGCCGACTCTGCTGTTGCATGACCCGGAACGATTGGTTCGTTTGATCAATCATCCCACCCGACCGGTCCAGCTGGTAGTTGCTGGAAAGGCCCATCCGTTGGACTCAACAGGTAGAGATCTTGTCCGCCAATGGGTCCTTTTTTCCGAGCGGCCGGATGTTCGAGGAAAAGTTCTTTTTCTTGAGGACTATGATATGGAGCTAGCAGCCGAGATCGTTTGCGGGGTTGATCTCTGGGTGAATACTCCACGACGCCCCTGGGAAGCTTGTGGTACCAGTGGTATGAAAATCCTGGCTCATGGAGGGCTTAACGTTTCCGAGCTGGACGGATGGTGGGCAGAAGCTTATTCGCCCGAAGTGGGCTGGGCAATTGGCGATAGTGGTGAACATGGAGACGACCCGGGGTGGGATGCCCAAGAAGCCGAGCAGCTATATACGCTCTTGGAAAAGGAGATCATTCCTACCTTCTATGAACGAGACCATCGGGGAATCCCTGTCCGTTGGGTCCAAAAAATGCGGGAAAGTATGAGTCGACTCACACCCTATTTTAGTGCCAATCGAATGGTACGCGACTACGTAGACGGTTACTACACCACCCTTTCGCAGCGCTACGCAAGGCGGGCGGCCAAAGGCGGCCGGATCGCTAGGGAACTTTTCCAATGGGAACGTGAGCTTCAAAGCCACTGGAAAGGAATCCATTTTGGGCCCTTGGAGACGGAAACAGTCGAAGGCGAATATCGCTTCACGCTTCCCGTTTATCTCGATGAGATCTCGCCAGACTGGGTGGAAGTAGAGCTCTATGCGGAACCTCTCCCCGAAACTTCCGCACCGGTGATTGTCCGCATGAGTCGAGGGCAAAAACTGGTGGGATCCATAAACGGCTTTCTTTACCACGCAAGCGTGCCCGCTAACCGTCCCTCGAGCGATTTTACTCCAAGGGTGCGCCCCTTCCATCCGGAAGCCTGCGTTCCCTCGGAAGTGACTCCAATCCTCTGGTATCGTTAG
- the queA gene encoding tRNA preQ1(34) S-adenosylmethionine ribosyltransferase-isomerase QueA, with the protein MHVSEFSFELPDELIAPCPCKSRAECRLFVLDRNTQSFCHATFAELPQWIGSEDLLILNNSQVLPALLESQESRVSFLLVQKDATDPTVWIALASPAKKARPGTSFTFVGKTSLGLSPPVTRAWVVEAWPGGRRKLQFEKPLDLATFGNVPLPPYVRKRRKELSLPLHHPDDETGYQTVYASQPGSVAAPTAGLHFTWELLEKFRYAFVTLHVGPGTFLPIRSETIAEHRMEPEYFEIGEELRPLAQQSKRLVAVGTTVARVLESRPSLEPGPGWTDLFIYPPYSFRRVGALLTNFHLPRSSPLLLVSAFAGWDLLREAYKEAIRERYLFYSFGDAMLII; encoded by the coding sequence ATGCATGTAAGCGAGTTTAGCTTCGAGCTGCCCGACGAGCTCATCGCTCCCTGCCCTTGCAAATCCAGAGCCGAGTGCCGGCTTTTCGTGTTGGATCGGAATACCCAAAGCTTTTGCCATGCCACGTTTGCTGAGCTGCCTCAATGGATTGGTTCTGAGGATCTTCTTATCTTAAACAATTCCCAGGTCCTCCCCGCCCTCCTTGAAAGCCAAGAGTCTAGGGTCTCCTTTCTTCTTGTACAAAAAGACGCGACCGACCCAACGGTCTGGATAGCGCTCGCCTCACCCGCTAAGAAAGCACGTCCAGGGACCTCCTTCACCTTCGTCGGAAAAACTTCCCTGGGGCTTTCCCCTCCGGTCACCCGAGCCTGGGTGGTGGAAGCATGGCCAGGCGGACGGCGCAAACTCCAGTTCGAAAAACCGCTGGACCTGGCGACCTTTGGCAACGTACCCCTTCCCCCGTACGTGCGGAAACGACGAAAGGAGCTTTCGCTTCCCCTACACCATCCGGACGATGAGACCGGTTACCAAACTGTCTATGCGTCCCAGCCTGGTTCGGTAGCTGCTCCCACGGCCGGTCTTCACTTTACTTGGGAGCTTCTCGAAAAATTTCGCTACGCATTTGTTACCCTTCATGTAGGACCAGGGACGTTTCTGCCAATCCGAAGCGAAACTATCGCAGAACATCGAATGGAACCCGAATACTTTGAAATTGGGGAGGAGCTCCGACCCTTGGCCCAACAAAGCAAAAGGCTCGTTGCGGTGGGCACAACCGTGGCTCGGGTACTTGAGTCTCGTCCAAGCCTTGAGCCTGGACCTGGATGGACCGATCTTTTCATTTATCCTCCCTACTCATTCCGTCGGGTCGGAGCACTTCTCACCAATTTTCACCTACCCCGTTCCAGCCCGCTCCTTTTGGTAAGCGCGTTTGCCGGGTGGGATCTCCTCCGGGAGGCCTACAAGGAGGCGATTCGGGAACGTTACCTTTTCTATAGCTTTGGAGATGCTATGCTGATTATCTAA
- the putA gene encoding bifunctional proline dehydrogenase/L-glutamate gamma-semialdehyde dehydrogenase PutA: protein MEPETRFLSESSAWKEVWAQSRAPELEIGARLLAELSWSPEHASRTAQRVAAFVEEGKRLFRAPWVDEWLAFFSLDKKEGVLLAQLAEILSRVTDPELAARAIRDKISQGQWLACGFQNASLPVALLGLLIASGAWISRLGEGPWTNRVLVWGSEQLLALFIRRFVFAEDVTEALQKATNSFSARYSLDMLGEGARNWDQAKRHWERYRRALEALPEGGPEGQWEISVKLSALYPRFSYRYAAGVFRELLPALRELCILAQRKGCGLVIDAEETDRLGLALELAASLWFDARLQGWTGPGFVVQAYQKRARSLIDLLEWVAVRSGKTLPVRLVKGAYWDWEIRRAQSLALEDYPVFSRKELTELSFLACAKALFQKRPSFRVQIASHNPWTMAAVFEFVAPEDVAWEAQRLYGMGEPLEGVLRHRGIPCRIYAPVGARKDLLGYLVRRLLENGASQVASLPLWKKAERSFTTDPIIRFQEEARLQEKLLPRPVEIYLPKRKAASEPDLSDPLVRRELWEATSRFRNRTWEARPVVGGKPKEGVARWVFSPRDLSRVIGRVEEASPSLGKDALCLADQAFASWEGRPVEERASVLRAWAERMEKERPALVSLLVEEAGKTVPNALSEVREAVDLCRYYAAEAERLVRFPQRLPGPSGERNELFLRGRGVFLCLSPWNFPLSIFVGQVAAALVCGNTVVAKPAPQTPLVAALAVKLGQEAGVPPEALQFLPGGSELGKSLLEDPRVSGVAFTGSTRTAQKIFQVLAGRGAFWIPLLAETGGINAMIVDGTALPEQAVDDIITSAFDSGGQRCSSLRVLFVSEEIAEVLLPLLEGAIREISVGDPWELDSDVGPMIGQDACRRLESYTENLAKKGRLLARAARSPSALPQGAYFLPEAWEVSWEDLPTEEVFGPILHVVRYQKSEWEKIFEWLASTGTGLTLGLETRLDGIIAEVTRRAQVGNLYVNRPMIGALVEAQPFGGEKLSGTGPKAGGPYYLLRFLTERVRTHCTAAWGGDPELLVQAQSFFRSDRST from the coding sequence ATGGAGCCGGAAACACGATTTTTGTCGGAAAGCTCGGCCTGGAAGGAAGTCTGGGCCCAGTCCCGAGCCCCTGAGCTTGAGATTGGCGCGCGCTTGCTTGCAGAGCTTTCCTGGTCGCCGGAGCACGCCTCTCGGACGGCCCAGCGGGTAGCCGCCTTTGTGGAGGAGGGGAAACGGCTTTTTCGTGCTCCCTGGGTCGATGAATGGCTTGCGTTCTTTTCTTTGGACAAAAAGGAGGGCGTTCTTTTGGCGCAACTGGCCGAGATTTTGTCCCGGGTAACGGATCCTGAGCTAGCTGCCCGCGCGATCCGGGACAAAATCTCTCAAGGCCAGTGGCTTGCCTGCGGGTTCCAGAACGCTAGTCTTCCGGTGGCCCTCTTGGGGCTTCTTATTGCATCGGGTGCTTGGATTAGCCGGCTAGGGGAGGGCCCATGGACGAATCGGGTGCTTGTATGGGGTTCTGAGCAGCTCCTAGCTCTTTTCATTCGCCGGTTTGTCTTTGCGGAGGACGTAACGGAAGCGCTCCAGAAGGCCACAAACTCTTTTTCGGCACGGTACTCCCTGGATATGCTGGGAGAGGGGGCAAGGAATTGGGATCAGGCCAAACGACACTGGGAACGGTATCGCCGGGCGTTGGAAGCCCTTCCCGAGGGTGGCCCAGAAGGGCAGTGGGAGATCTCAGTCAAGCTCTCGGCTCTCTATCCTCGATTTTCGTATCGGTATGCGGCCGGGGTCTTTCGGGAGCTTCTTCCGGCACTGAGGGAGCTATGCATCTTGGCCCAAAGGAAGGGCTGCGGCTTGGTCATCGATGCTGAAGAGACGGACCGGCTGGGACTGGCGCTAGAGCTAGCCGCTTCTCTTTGGTTTGACGCAAGACTCCAAGGATGGACGGGCCCCGGGTTTGTGGTTCAAGCTTACCAAAAACGAGCTCGGAGTTTAATTGATCTTTTGGAGTGGGTCGCCGTACGGTCCGGGAAGACTCTTCCGGTTCGGCTCGTTAAAGGTGCCTATTGGGATTGGGAGATTCGCCGAGCGCAGAGTTTGGCGTTAGAGGATTACCCGGTCTTTTCCCGCAAAGAACTTACGGAACTCTCCTTTCTTGCCTGCGCGAAGGCTCTTTTCCAAAAACGCCCCTCTTTCCGGGTGCAGATTGCTTCCCATAACCCATGGACCATGGCTGCCGTGTTCGAGTTTGTTGCCCCGGAGGACGTAGCGTGGGAAGCTCAAAGACTCTATGGAATGGGGGAGCCACTGGAAGGCGTTCTTCGTCACCGAGGAATCCCCTGTCGCATTTATGCCCCGGTGGGCGCAAGGAAGGACCTTTTAGGATACCTTGTTCGCAGGCTTTTGGAAAACGGGGCAAGTCAAGTGGCCTCGCTGCCCTTATGGAAAAAAGCGGAAAGAAGTTTCACCACCGATCCCATTATCCGTTTCCAAGAGGAGGCTCGTCTCCAGGAGAAACTTCTACCCAGGCCGGTCGAAATCTATTTACCCAAGCGGAAGGCGGCTAGCGAGCCAGATCTTTCGGATCCCTTGGTTCGAAGAGAGTTGTGGGAGGCAACTTCCCGGTTTCGAAACCGAACCTGGGAGGCAAGACCGGTGGTCGGAGGGAAACCGAAGGAAGGAGTGGCACGATGGGTCTTTTCTCCCCGGGACCTGTCTCGAGTGATTGGCCGAGTAGAGGAAGCATCGCCCTCGCTGGGCAAAGACGCTCTTTGCCTGGCCGACCAAGCGTTTGCTTCTTGGGAGGGGAGGCCTGTGGAAGAGCGTGCGAGTGTTCTGCGAGCGTGGGCAGAGCGTATGGAAAAAGAACGCCCAGCACTGGTTTCCCTTTTGGTCGAAGAAGCAGGCAAGACCGTACCCAATGCCCTCAGTGAAGTCCGGGAAGCGGTGGATTTGTGCCGGTATTACGCAGCGGAAGCCGAGAGGCTTGTAAGGTTTCCGCAACGGCTGCCAGGCCCTTCGGGGGAGCGAAACGAGCTCTTTCTTCGGGGTAGAGGTGTATTTCTATGTTTAAGTCCGTGGAATTTTCCCCTCTCCATTTTCGTAGGACAGGTAGCTGCCGCTCTGGTCTGTGGGAATACTGTGGTGGCCAAGCCTGCTCCGCAGACCCCTCTCGTTGCTGCCCTAGCTGTTAAGCTGGGACAAGAGGCTGGTGTTCCCCCAGAAGCACTCCAGTTTCTCCCAGGTGGAAGCGAGCTTGGAAAATCTCTGTTGGAGGATCCCCGAGTTTCCGGGGTGGCATTCACCGGGTCGACTCGAACTGCCCAGAAGATCTTTCAAGTTCTAGCCGGGCGGGGTGCCTTCTGGATCCCACTTCTGGCAGAGACCGGTGGGATTAATGCCATGATTGTGGATGGAACGGCTCTGCCGGAACAGGCGGTGGATGACATTATAACGAGTGCTTTTGATAGCGGGGGCCAGCGATGTTCTTCATTACGTGTCCTCTTTGTCTCCGAGGAAATCGCCGAAGTGCTTCTCCCTCTTTTAGAGGGGGCGATCCGGGAAATTTCGGTCGGGGATCCTTGGGAACTCGATAGCGACGTCGGTCCCATGATTGGTCAGGACGCTTGCCGGAGGCTTGAGAGTTATACTGAAAATCTTGCAAAAAAGGGGCGTCTTCTCGCCCGGGCCGCACGCTCTCCTTCGGCCCTCCCTCAAGGAGCCTACTTTCTTCCCGAGGCTTGGGAGGTCTCTTGGGAGGATCTCCCAACGGAGGAAGTTTTTGGACCGATTCTTCATGTTGTCCGTTATCAGAAGAGCGAGTGGGAAAAAATTTTTGAGTGGCTTGCCTCCACGGGCACAGGATTGACGCTGGGGCTCGAGACCCGGTTGGACGGGATCATTGCGGAGGTCACTCGCCGGGCACAAGTGGGCAATTTGTACGTGAACCGCCCCATGATTGGGGCGCTGGTAGAGGCTCAACCCTTTGGAGGAGAAAAGCTCTCCGGGACCGGGCCCAAGGCTGGCGGGCCCTATTATCTCTTACGGTTTTTAACCGAAAGGGTTCGGACACATTGTACCGCTGCATGGGGTGGCGACCCGGAACTTTTGGTTCAAGCTCAATCTTTCTTTCGGTCCGATCGCTCTACGTAG
- the rffA gene encoding dTDP-4-amino-4,6-dideoxygalactose transaminase has protein sequence MNSSIQGISVNRAAVSAGDFLPPWARGIRIPFNRPSFLGNERVYLEKALELGWIAGGGYFTLQCQSLLEEHLPGSRVFLTTSGTAALEMAALLSDVRPGDRFIAPSFTFSSTVNAFLLRGAVPLFGDIQPDTLNLDPESVQRLLSEHPDRHRIRAIIVVHYGGISARMEAFQALAQEYGIRVIEDNAHGLFGQYRGIPLGQWSSLAALSFHETKNLTCGEGGALIVNDSSLTERAEIVREKGTDRSRFFRGEVSKYQWQDVGSSYAPADLLAALLLAQLEKRELIQSRRKVLWERYMKELGPWAMEQGIRLPIIPSDCLPSYHLFYLLFPSPQERQAFVGHLRARGILACSHYEPLHLCPKGRELGGKEGDCPVTEWVSPRLVRLPLYYGLSDLEQEEILEVVRAWSGVSQKRNVR, from the coding sequence ATGAATTCTTCCATCCAGGGAATTTCTGTTAACCGTGCTGCCGTTTCCGCAGGGGATTTTTTACCTCCATGGGCTCGTGGGATTCGAATTCCTTTCAACCGGCCTTCCTTCCTCGGGAACGAGCGGGTGTACTTGGAGAAAGCACTAGAACTTGGGTGGATTGCCGGAGGGGGATATTTCACTCTGCAATGCCAATCTCTTTTGGAGGAGCACCTGCCTGGCAGCCGCGTCTTTCTTACGACCTCGGGGACTGCAGCTCTTGAGATGGCAGCTCTTTTGTCCGATGTTCGACCCGGGGACCGTTTCATTGCGCCTTCTTTTACGTTTTCATCAACCGTAAACGCCTTTCTTTTGCGGGGTGCAGTTCCCCTCTTTGGCGATATCCAACCGGACACCCTCAATCTGGATCCAGAAAGTGTTCAACGGCTCTTGTCCGAGCATCCTGACCGGCACCGGATCCGTGCCATTATCGTGGTTCACTATGGTGGCATCTCTGCCCGCATGGAGGCTTTTCAAGCTCTAGCGCAAGAGTATGGGATACGGGTGATCGAGGACAATGCCCATGGCCTTTTCGGTCAGTATCGGGGAATCCCCTTGGGACAATGGTCGTCTCTGGCGGCTTTATCCTTTCACGAGACGAAAAACTTGACCTGTGGCGAGGGGGGCGCCTTAATCGTGAACGATTCCTCTTTGACGGAACGGGCGGAAATTGTGCGGGAAAAGGGAACGGACCGATCGCGGTTTTTTCGGGGAGAGGTTTCCAAATACCAGTGGCAAGACGTGGGATCAAGCTATGCTCCCGCGGATCTTTTGGCGGCTTTGCTTTTGGCTCAGCTCGAAAAAAGAGAGCTCATTCAGAGCCGGAGAAAAGTTCTGTGGGAAAGATACATGAAGGAACTAGGGCCTTGGGCCATGGAACAAGGGATTCGACTGCCCATTATTCCGAGTGATTGCCTTCCTTCGTACCATCTTTTCTACCTTCTCTTCCCTTCTCCCCAAGAGCGACAAGCTTTTGTAGGCCACTTGCGGGCAAGGGGAATTCTTGCCTGCTCTCATTACGAGCCCTTACATCTTTGTCCTAAAGGTCGAGAGCTGGGAGGGAAAGAGGGGGATTGCCCTGTGACAGAATGGGTGAGTCCTCGATTGGTTCGGCTTCCTCTCTACTATGGGTTATCGGATCTCGAGCAGGAGGAGATCCTAGAGGTAGTACGTGCTTGGAGCGGGGTTTCCCAAAAACGGAATGTTCGTTAG